The Ananas comosus cultivar F153 linkage group 4, ASM154086v1, whole genome shotgun sequence region GGTTTGGGCCTATTGACTTTATTAGTGCTAATAGgtttgttatatttggtattaGAGTCGGTTTACTAGTCGAAAGTGTGACGTGATCTTTGCATCAACCAGTGAACTTGGACTATATTTGTGTGAATTGGGCCTAAAACTGGAGGAGTATATGACATATGACACCCAAAAAGTCTCATGGTGGATAATGTGAGAGCACAACTGCACAAGGGACTTATATGTGCCAAATACACTAGAATTATTAActgaatttaagtattttgagtTGATGGTCCGGACCCAAGTAGTTATTAGTGCTAATAGGTTGTGtcattatatatagtataaaaatgatGCGTCTAACTAACATACTACCAAACTAGGCTTAAAGCTTCTGAGAAGGGTTGTAATATTATGGTGGATATATTTGGAGAACTTCATGCCAAACCAACTGCCTTCCaatgttaagtaagaactagtttgGGGTTGGTATCAAGCCTTTCATAATAAAGATTTACGTGTGCTAACAAGTTTCCGAATCGATAattcatataattaaatataatgtacagtatttgaaatatataatcaTTCAGATAGagcattttaaaaataataatttaaacagCCAGTAGAGATGTTTGTTGCCTTAACGGTGTGGAAAATTCTAATTCAGTTGAATATATACTTGATACATATTATGCTGATTagaattttaaagaattttatttctatttttatgaggtttttaaattttgaaccatCTATTATTTTGTGAGTACCCATGCCTATAGGAAAGTAAAATCTCACGTTACACATGTATTTTATTAGCTGCACACTGCTTATCGCGTGCGCACGACATGACATGCACCGTGCCGAGAACTGGGGACTTGCCTGGTGTTGGAGGGCGAGGATGGTGGAGACGCAGCCGTAGACGGGGTCGGCGAGGCGGGCCTGGGCCTCGTAGCAGATGGTGAGCATGGCGTCGCGGTGCCGCGCGGGGGGCACCTGCCCGGTCAGCAGCTTCGCCACGTTGCTCGCCCCGAACACCTTGTGCACCGCCGCGAAcctcgccgccgacgacgaagCACCCCcgctctgctgctgctgctccccACCTCCGAAGTGCGGCGCGAAAACGCACCCCGCCGCGCACCGCCGCCGCAGGAACTTGCACGCCCCGCACggctccctcctctcctctccccctcctGCGATGCCGTTTCCGCTgacgcagctgctgctgctgctgctgttgctgctgcttctgcttctgcttctgcttgaGCAGCTGCGTTTGGCGTCCATGGGGTTAGGGAGGGGGTGTGGGGTTGGGCTTGAGATCGATGACGGTACGAATGGGAAATGCGAGGAAGTGTGACGACGCTCTCTCCGCGTTCATCTGTGTGAATCTTTATAGCGCGGGTGGAAAAATGTTAGGAGGGCCCTGAAGTATGCGCTATTTTAAAAGTGcgccctatttttttttttttgttttctgtgaGACAATTCTTTATTAAAAGTTTTAGTAAACtcagtaaaaaatttatcagcTAAAA contains the following coding sequences:
- the LOC109708767 gene encoding LOB domain-containing protein 20 translates to MNAERASSHFLAFPIRGGEERREPCGACKFLRRRCAAGCVFAPHFGGGEQQQQSGGASSSAARFAAVHKVFGASNVAKLLTGQVPPARHRDAMLTICYEAQARLADPVYGCVSTILALQHQVTLLQAELSIIQSQLLNSKLALATAHQSSQNFTALQPAYSNNSSMSNNLMNPSRLPISALDIVDNEPSSRVLELAKPLQDEDDEEESQNLAGFNNCESK